A genomic segment from Nicotiana tabacum cultivar K326 chromosome 7, ASM71507v2, whole genome shotgun sequence encodes:
- the LOC107814250 gene encoding heat shock 70 kDa protein 8, translated as MAEQAYTVASDSETTGEEKTSPAFPEIAIGIDIGTSQCSVAVWNGSQVELLRNTRNRKLMRSYVTFKDEVPAGGVSDELAHEHDMLSGAAIFNMKRLIGRVDTDPVVHASKNLPFLVQTLDIGVRPFIAALVNNMWRSTTPEEVLAIFLVELRAMAEVKLRRPVRNVVLTIPVSFSRFQLTRIERACAMAGLHVLRLMPEPTAVALLYAQQQQQSEQENMGSGSEKIALIFNMGAGYCDVAITATAGGVSQIKALAGSTVGGEDLLQNLMRHLLPNMKDLFSHHGIEEIKKMGMLRVATQDAIHKLSSEMTVPVDVDLGNGTKISKFLERAEFEEVNKEVFQKCETLIKRCLCDAKLEAEDVHDVIIVGGCSYIPKVRNIVMSICKREELYSGMNPLEAAVRGAALEGAVASGISDPFGSLDLLTIQATPLSIGIQADGSNFVPIIHQNTTTPVRKEQNFTTVHDNQAEALIFVYEGDEKTVEDNHLLGYFKITGIPPVPKGVPEINVCMDIDASNVLRVFAGVIIPGAKCPPPFMEVRMPTVDDGHAWSAQTLHKTYGSTLDLVTVKKKGKH; from the coding sequence ATGGCTGAACAAGCATACACTGTGGCATCAGACAGTGAAACAACCGGGGAGGAAAAGACTTCACCTGCTTTCCCTGAGATAGCGATTGGAATTGACATTGGTACATCTCAATGCAGTGTGGCAGTCTGGAATGGATCTCAGGTTGAGCTCCTTAGAAACACGAGAAATCGGAAATTGATGAGATCATATGTTACCTTCAAAGATGAGGTCCCAGCTGGTGGTGTTAGCGATGAATTGGCTCACGAACATGATATGTTGTCTGGAGCTGCAATCTTCAACATGAAGCGTCTCATTGGCAGAGTTGATACAGATCCTGTGGTTCACGCCAGCAAGAACCTCCCCTTTTTGGTTCAAACTTTAGATATCGGGGTTAGGCCATTTATTGCTGCCCTAGTGAACAATATGTGGAGGTCCACTACTCCTGAAGAAGTTCTTGCTATCTTTCTAGTTGAACTAAGAGCCATGGCAGAAGTTAAACTGAGACGTCCTGTAAGGAATGTGGTTTTAACAATTCCGGTTTCATTTAGCCGATTCCAGTTGACCCGAATTGAACGAGCATGCGCCATGGCAGGGCTTCATGTTCTAAGATTGATGCCTGAACCAACTGCAGTTGCTCTGTTATATgctcagcagcaacaacagtctGAACAGGAAAATATGGGTAGCGGGAGTGAGAAGATAGCCCTTATATTCAATATGGGCGCAGGGTATTGTGACGTAGCTATAACAGCTACAGCAGGAGGTGTTTCGCAGATCAAGGCGTTGGCGGGCAGCACAGTTGGAGGTGAGGACCTACTTCAAAATCTGATGCGTCACCTCTTACCAAACATGAAAGATCTATTCTCACACCACGGAAtcgaagaaataaagaaaatgggAATGCTTCGAGTTGCCACCCAGGATGCCATCCACAAACTCTCATCTGAAATGACTGTCCCAGTCGATGTTGACTTGGGAAATGGAACAAAAATATCTAAGTTTCTCGAGAGGGCAGAGTTTGAAGAGGTGAACAAAGAGGTGTTCCAGAAATGTGAGACCTTGATAAAACGCTGCTTGTGTGACGCTAAACTAGAAGCGGAAGATGTACATGATGTCATAATTGTTGGTGGCTGTTCCTACATTCCAAAGGTTCGGAATATTGTAATGAGTATATGCAAAAGAGAAGAGCTTTATTCAGGAATGAACCCGCTGGAGGCAGCTGTACGTGGTGCAGCTCTGGAAGGAGCAGTAGCTTCGGGAATTAGCGATCCATTTGGGAGTTTGGACCTTTTAACCATTCAAGCAACTCCTTTAAGCATTGGCATTCAAGCTGATGGAAGCAACTTTGTACCAATTATTCATCAGAACACCACAACCCCGGTAAGGAAAGAACAGAATTTCACTACCGTCCACGACAATCAAGCCGAAGCATTGATCTTCGTTTATGAAGGTGACGAGAAAACTGTGGAAGATAACCATCTCTTAGGGTATTTTAAGATCACGGGAATACCTCCAGTACCAAAAGGTGTACCGGAGATTAACGTGTGCATGGACATTGATGCTTCTAATGTGCTGAGAGTCTTTGCTGGTGTAATCATTCCGGGGGCGAAATGTCCTCCTCCTTTCATGGAAGTTAGGATGCCTACAGTTGATGATGGACATGCCTGgtctgctcaaactctgcataaAACATATGGCTCTACTTTAGATTTGGTCACAGTGAAGAAGAAAGGGAAGCATTGA
- the LOC107814249 gene encoding uncharacterized protein LOC107814249: MRDFPSCFGENGVQVADASCSAVGGVTKTPQNLVTCVYQCKLLGKSCLITIVWTKGLMGQCLSVEIDDMSHQCLCKVDVKPSLFSKRKGSRSLEVNSCKIDLHWDFSLAKFGSGPEPIEGYYLAIVCKGQMVLVIGDLRKEAFKKTNATPSFSNAMFISKREHIFGKRVFGTKAQFCYTGPIHDITIECDSNGIDDPYLLVRIDSKTVMKVKHLRWKFRGNYTVLIDGLPVEVFWDVHNWLFSSNFGNAVFMFQTCLSAEKLWTTQTLSDLSVMPWPYAESLSNSKSSGLGFSLVLYVWKNE, translated from the coding sequence AAAACCCCACAGAATTTAGTCACCTGTGTTTATCAGTGTAAACTACTTGGGAAATCTTGTTTGATCACTATTGTTTGGACCAAGGGTTTGATGGGTCAATGCCTTAGTGTTGAAATTGATGATATGTCTCATCAATGTCTTTGTAAAGTTGATGTAAAGCCTTCTCTCTTCTCCAAAAGAAAAGGGTCAAGGTCTTTAGAAGTAAATTCTTGTAAAATTGACCTACACTGGGACTTTTCACTAGCCAAGTTTGGATCTGGCCCAGAGCCTATTGAAGGGTATTATTTAGCTATAGTTTGTAAAGGACAAATGGTTTTGGTCATTGGAGATCTGAGGAAAGAAGCATTTAAAAAGACCAATGCAACTCCTAGTTTTTCAAATGCAATGTTCATTTCTAAAAGAGAACACATATTTGGGAAGAGGGTGTTTGGTACAAAGGCTCAATTTTGTTATACAGGTCCAATTCATGATATTACAATTGAATGTGACTCTAATGGCATTGACGATCCATATCTTTTGGTCCGTATTGACTCTAAAACAGTAATGAAAGTGAAGCATTTGCGCTGGAAGTTTCGCGGTAACTATACTGTTTTAATTGATGGACTCCCTGTTGAAGTGTTTTGGGATGTTCATAACTGGTTGTTCAGTAGCAATTTTGGAAATGCAGTGTTCATGTTTCAAACATGTTTATCGGCTGAGAAGTTGTGGACAACACAAACTTTGTCTGATCTCTCTGTCATGCCTTGGCCATACGCAGAGAGTTTGAGCAATTCCAAATCATctggtttgggtttttctttggTTTTGTATGTTTGGAAGAACGAGTAA